ctgaagctcagagttaaagaggaggagagtttgactgaagctcagagttaaagaggaggagagtttgactgaagctcagagttaaagagacggagagttttactgaagctcagagttaaagaggaggagagttttactgaagctcagagttaaagagacggagagttttactgaagctcagagttaaagaggaggagagttttactgaagctcagagttaaagagacggagagttttactgaagctcagagttaaagaggaggagagttttactgaagctcagagttaaagagacggagagttttactgaagctctgtGTTTTCACGTGTTTATTTAAATTGAGCTCTGAgtttgactgtctaataaaagctgaactgagctccacagctTAGAAGCAGAAGATCTGAAAGAGTCTCTTCACATTTTCTGTTGTACTGAAGGTGTTTAGACctcagaatctgcagatctaaaatcataaacagacacacatccaGGAGCTTTAAGGTGATTTAGAGCTTTAgaaaccagcagcagagctttaaactctctctgACAGATCCAGGCGGTCAGTGCGGTGTGTAACGGGGTGATATGGGTTCTCTGTGTTGGTGCTGTGAGGATCCGCACTGCTGTGTTCTGTATGAGTTCTAAAGGATAGATTTTCTCACATGATTAAAGctgctttagtgactgtgtttacatgctggGTTATTTGAGCTCCAGAGGAGCAGAAAGTCTGGGTGACTGAGTCGCTGCACTGAAATACGATAATCTAGTGGATTCAGTCTGAATTTGTACTTATTATaaatcatcgctgtccaaagtaAAACACGTATAtccattttttctatttttacttttctacagAAGCTGTCCTTTACTAAATGTAATgactggaccaacagaaatgctttaaaacacctcagaataaaatctctttacattaatgtAGAAGTGAAGAACGTTTCTTCTCCTGAAAATGACAAGAccattttctttggacagcgacaaaaCGTTTATGTATCAATGTTGGAAGATGATGTATGAAAGATATCAGATATCCAGTGTTGACACTGGCCCTCAGTCATGTCACCGCTACATTaatctgaataaataaacatttctacAAAATATTTGTATGATTTGCGTAATTTACTGAGCAAGTTCTCCTAAAATCTGAGGTACCGTTTGTTTTCAGGACCAGCTGAGACTGTAATCACCACCATACAGTGAATTTATGGCAGAGCAGGTTCTCATTAAGAGAACAGGAGAGTCAGAAAAGCTGCAGAGCGGAATGTTAGAAAAAGAACCAGCGTCCGGATCCACGACAGTGTCTTAAGAAGGGGAATCTTCGTAAATGTGCTTTTAATTTCATTCTTGAGAAAAAAGTTACGAGAATTTGTTCTTCAAAAAAACATCGTAAGAATTCTCTGATTTTCTTTCCTCACTGGGGCctcaaatttccccgttgtgggacttcACAGGGTCACTTCACAAGGGTTTCTTAAGAATAATTCAAAGAACGTGTGTTTTTCCTGAAAACCGATGGTCTAAACTTCTCTCAGCGCTGCCGCTGCTCCTCATCCTCGTCCGTCACCCCTCAGTTATCGAATTTTCTAAGGAGGACTTTTTCCTGTTTCTTCCTCCGTCAGTTCTGGATCTTGTCTGGTAATATTTtgatattattaaaatatattattaatatttctgaTTATTAATATCTCTGAGTGAATGAACTCAATAACAGGAAGAGCAGTTCATGCACATTTAAAATACGCCTCCCATCATTCACGGACTGCGTCTAACGTGCTGCTCCTCCTTAAGGAGAACCTGATCCAGCAGATGTGATGGACTGTGGTGGGCAGTAGATGTAGGTGACCGCTGATTAAGTgttcacagctgatcacactgAGCGGGTCAGTAAGGAACTCCTGAGCAGGAgaactctgagctgcaggagCTGCAGGAGGCGACAGTTAAAAGCACAGGTGAGAGAAGATGAGGTTACAGAAGTCGACAGTGTTACAGTATAAACTACACAGCACAGTCAATCATATCTGACCTGATTTACATATAAAACGGCAACATTTAAGTTCTTTCACTGTTCTTTAAAGCTGGTTTGGTGTCCAGAGTGAGGAACCCTTAAAAACAGACACCTAAACCAGCCACGTTTAGACCTGGGCTTAGTCTACATTCACATCAGTAATGTGGACTGGACTGTCCAGTGTGTGGTCAGTAGATGTAGGTGATGGTCCAGGTGTGGTCAGTAGATTTAGATGATGGTCCAGGTGTGGTCAGTAGCTGTAGATGTTGGTCCAGATGTGGTCAGTAGCTGTAGATGATGGTCCAGGTGTGGTAAGTAACTGTAGATGATGGTCCAGTTGTGGTCAGTAGATATAGGGGATGGTCCAGGTGTGGTAAGTAGCTGTAGATGATGGTCCAGGTATGGTCAGTAGATGTAGGGGATGGTCCAGGTGTGGTCAGTAGCTGTAGATGATGGTCCAGGTGTGGTCAGTAGATGTAGGAGATGGTCCAGGTGTGGTCAGTAGATGTAGATGATGGTCCAGGTGTGGTCAGTAGATGTAGGGGATGGTCCAGGTGTGGTCAGTAGATGTAGATGATGGTCCAGGTATGGTCAGTAGATGTAGGGGATGGTCCAGGTATGGTCAGTAGATGTAGGGAATGGTCCAGGTGTGGTCAATAGCTGTAGATGATGGTCCAGGTGTGGTCAGTAGATGTAGGGGATGGTCCAGGTGTGGTCAGTAGCTGTAGATGATGGTCCAGGTGTGGTCAGTAGATGTAGGGGATGATCCTGTAGGGAACCCGTCTGCAGTAGGTGTCCCAGGCCAGGCCGTATTTGGCTCTGCATTGCCGCTCGTCTCGCGCCTCCCGATGGACCAGCAGGATGGAAAAATAAACGACATAGAAATATGGCAGAAGGTGAGAAACACCTGCAGGACAGAAACGCAGAGATGATGCTGATGGAGTCTGGAGATTCGGCTGaagcacagcagaaacaggatAATTAGATCTTTGGCTAAACCCTCTTTACGAGTGTCCTCACCGCAGGGCAGCGACCAGGCCAGCGCCATCAGGATGTCCCCCAGGTAATTCGGGTGTCTGACGAAGCCCCACCAGCCGGACACTAACAGACGCTTTCCTGTTGCCGTGGCGATAGTCTCCAAATCtgtaaacaaagaagctgtcaGACATCAGAAGGctgtctctgattggtcagaacgctgtctctgattggtcagaaggctggctctggtcagaaggctgtttctgattggtcagaaggctgtctCTGATCAGTCAGAAGGCTGGCTCTGGTCAGTAGGCtgtttctgattggtcagtaggCTGATTCTGGTCAGAAGGctgtctctgattggtcagtaggctgtttctgattggtcagaaggctgtctCTGATTGGTGAGAAGGctgtctctgattggtcagaacgctgtctctgattggtcagaaggctgactctgattggtcagaaagcTGTCTCTGATCGGTCAGAAGGCTGTCTCTGATCGGTCAGAAGGCTGACTCTGGTCAGAAGGCTGTTTCTGATTGGTCTGAAGGctgtctctgattggtcaataggctgtttctgattggtcagaaggctgaCTCTGACTGGTCAGATCGctgtctctgattggtcagaaggctgactctgattggtcagagggctgattctgattggtcagaaagcTGTCTCTGATCGGTCAGAAGGCtgtttctgattggtcagaaggctgtttctgattggtcaggagGCTGTTTCTGACTGGTCAGAAGGCtgactctgattggtcagaaggctgaCTGATTGGTTACACATGCAGTGTAAGTTGTCATGCTAATGTATCCCAACAAAGAGTAAACATCAGTCTTTTTGATGTTAATTACAGTGTAATGAGTTCAAACTGAGAGTGTTTTTAACTCACGTGCGATGCTTTTGTGTGCCGGGTCTCTCCTGAACTGGTTCTTCTGAGAATTAGACTTACGGAAGATAGAATATCCGACTCCTGAAATGCAGGGAAGACATAACAGATTCAGCAGGTTTATACTGATATATCATCCACTAATTATCATGTTACACAGACACTGATTACTGATACTGCTGTATCAGTTGCTGCTGTATGTAAACAGCCTCTGGTTAAACGTGCTGCTCTCTCCAGCCACAATCACAGTACCTTCAGAGCCAGTTATCAGAAAAAAATCGCTGCAAACTAAAGTTTGAATGGGAATGGTGGGATCACCGTTCAGAAGTATGATTCCGAGCGCGCTGAGTGGACTGAGAGTCTGCGGATGGATGACCAGGAACATGGCCTGCAGTCCGTACGTGAAGGGCACCCACGCCAAATCTCCAAACGCCAACATGAACCCGAACCCATCGTGCACGATGTCCATGGTGGTCAACACGGCCTCCTGAACAGCcaaaaataaagcatatttaTGTTTGGGTGTGTTCCACAGTTTGGGAGCATCAGCTTCACCTCACCTTTAGTGTTTGTGAGGAAAACAGTCCGAGATCAGCCTCTTTCATTTCTTCCTTATCAGATAAACATCCTCTGTAAATCTTCACTAACTCTCTGTGTAGCTGTTCACTCTGAATTCTACTGTACTGTACGGTTCTCTGACCCTCACCTCGTTCCAAAGAGCGTCCGTCACATACAACAGCTGGAAGCCGTTAACCAGCAGCATGGCCAGAGATGAAGACCCTCTGAGTTCCACCTCCTTCATCAGCATCGCTGCGTTTAGCACCACCtgaacacaataataataataataataataataataataataataataataatatcacagTAATAACAACACAGTAAAATACATGCTTAACATTTAAATCTCATTGATACCACTAGAACAGATTTTACCCTTAGTGTGAGTTAGAGCGTCTGCTATACACTGTAAATGCAGATCTGTAATGCACTGTTAGCTGCGCTGTGGTTACTGGACTTCTAATTATAACCATTATTATAtatctgtattttatatatCTTCATCTTATATATCTATGTGTTGTGTATTTGCATGTTATTTATCCAACATCACACATCTGCTTGTTACATATCTGTATGATCTATgtgcactatatggccaaagaTATGTGGACGCCTGACCATCACACATATATGAACTTGTTGGACGTCCCATTTTAAATGCGCAGGCATTATTATGGAGTCACCGCCTTTTgtagctgtaacagcttccactcttctgggaatttgtgtccattcatccagaagagcatttgtgaggtcagaaactgatgtgttcatcccagaggtgtttaGTGGGGTTGAgctcagggctctgtgaggccactggagttcctccactccaaaatggtcactccatgtctttatggagctgctttggggctcagtcctgctggaacaggaaaggctcttccccaaactgctgacaaaaagctggaagcttaactgtgtacagtgtctttgtgctgtagcatcaacatcacccttcactggaactgagagcccaaaccctgaaaaacaacccagcccatcatccctcctccaccaaactctacaGCTGGCTCTGTGCTCCggtaggtaacgttctcctgacatccaccaaacccagattcatcatcagactgacagatacaGAAGatgcatcactccagagaacacggttcCACTACTCCAGAGTctagtggtggtgctttacacccctccagtcGACGCTTGGCACTGCGCATGGTGATCTTAgccttgtgtgcagctgctcagccatagaaacccatttcatgaaggtcctgatgctcagtttttgtgctaatgttgcttccagaggcagtttggaactctgcagtgGGTGATGTAACAGTGGATAGACACTCGGTGGCCTAATaatgtccacaaacttttggctaCATCGTGTATCTGTACGTTATGTATGTTATGTATCTATACATTATAATCCTACTGCTCACCCAGCCGATTAAGCCCGGTCTCAGCTCACAGAAGAACTTCAGATCAAACGAGCCGATTCGAGGGTTCAACTCCCGACCAATAAAGAAATCATACAGAGGATTtccttaaaaacacaaaaccagACGGACAGACGGTCAATAAACGAGTTTACAGAGCAAAACTCACTGGAcacaacaacacaatataaacacagaaacacaataATTCACCATACAAAGCGCAGTTTTACACGCGCCAAAGAATCTTCACATGTTTATTTTACTACAGTACATATTATTCTATATAATACTTATAATACttcataattattatatttgagTTATAAATGAAGTCATTATCTTATTACTGTGCTTCCTCAGACGCACTGTACTCCACGTCTCAGCGACATTCCTTTATTCTCTTCCCAGTTCTGTGTCCAGGTCACCTGTGACCTGATTTTCTGaggtcagctaacagatgcccacGTGGGCCTGCATCGCACcgatggatggctgtggcatcaccgaTCAAACCCACAGCCTCCTGGCAGTACAGTGTCAACACAAACACTCTGGAGATCAATTATTTATCCTTTAAGAACCAAAGAATTTGCCCTCCACTCTTGGAGGTGTGGCAGACCTGGTGTGTCCCCGACCCTTACCTGACCTGTGTGTATACAGCGATTATCAATGCCATGTTTGTAGCGCTGTagtgtgtctgagtgactgAACGACTGACCTGTGTTCCCTCCGAGTGCAAGCTGGTGTGCAGGAGCCCAGAAAGAACGGATATACAGGTACAGCGCCAGCAGGTACGACACGCCGATCGCGCACACCGCTAACGGCAGCACCAGATCAAACAGGTAACCGAGCGGCatccccaaacacacacacacagccagcagAACCGCTGTCATGCACAGCGCGTGGAACCCTGCAGCATTAAAACACAGACAGAACCTTAAACAGCATGTGGAACCCTGTAGCGTTAGAACACAGAGAGCACGTTGAACATTGTGTGGAACCCTGCAGTATTAGAACACAGACAGAACTTTAAACAGCATGTGGAACCCTGCAGTGTTAGGTCACAGAGAGAATGTTGAACAGTGTGTGGAACCCTGCAGTGTTaggacacagagagaacacTGAACAGTGTGTGGAACCCTGCAGTGTTAGGACACAGAGAGCACGTTGAACAGTGTGTGGAACCCTGCAGTGTTAGGACACAGAGAGCACGTTGAACAGTGTGTGGAACCCTGCAGTGTTAGGACTCAGAAAGAATGTTGAACAGTGTGTGGAACCCTGCAGTGttacaacacagagagaacgtTGAACAGTGTGTGGAACCCTGCAGTGTTAGGACACAGAGAGAACGTTGAACAGTGTGTGGAACCCTGCAGTGTTAGGACACAGAGAGAATGTTGAACAGTGTGTGGAACCCTGCAGTCTTAGCACACAGAGAGAATGTTGAACAGTATGTGGAACCCTGCAGTGTTaggacacagagagaacacTGAACAGTGTGTGGAACCCTGCAGTGTTAGGACACAGAGAGCACGTTGAACAGTGTGTGGAACCCTGCAGTGTTAGGACACAGAGAGCACGTTGAACAGTGTGTGGAACCCTGCAGTGTTAGGACTCAGAAAGAATGTTGAACAGTGTGTGGAACCCTGCAGTGttacaacacagagagaacgtTGAACAGTGTGTGGAACCCTGCAGTGTTAGGACACAGAGAGAACGTTGAACAGTGTGTGGAACCCTGCAGTGTtagaacacagagagaacattGAACAGTGTGTGGAACTCTGCAGTGTtagaacacagagagaacgtTGAACAGTGTGTGGAACCCTGCAGTtagaacacagagagaacgtTGAACAGTGTGTGGAACTCTGCAGTGTtagaacacagagagaacgtTGAACAGTGTGTGGAACCCTGCAGTGTTAGGACACAGAGAGAACGTTGAACAGTGTGTGGAACCCTGCAGTGTtagaacacagagagaacgtTGAACAGTGTGTGTAACCCTGCAGTGTtagaacacagagagaacattGAACAGTGTGTGGAACCTTGCAGTGTTAGGACACAGAGAGAACGTTGAACAGTGTGTGGAACCCTGCAGTGttacaacacagagagaacattaAACAGTGTGTGGAACACTGCAGTGTtagaacacagagagaacgtTGAACAGTGTGTGGAACCCTGCAGTGttacaacacagagagaacattaAAAGGTGTGTGGAACCCTGCAGTGTtagaacacagagagaacgtTGAACAGTGTGTGGAACCCTGCAGTGTtagaacacagagagaacgtTGAACAGTGTGTGGAACTCTGCAGTGTtagaacacagagagaacattGAACAGTGTGTGGAACTCTGCAGTGGTCAGTCAGGAATCTACAGATCAAAGCACTATTTAAATCAGATCACTTGAATATGCAAATCTACTGTATTACATAATGACTGAGGTCAGCCTGTAGTGGGCCTGAGAGGGACAGAGTGACGGTCAGAGTGGAGTTTGGACTTTGGGCTGATTTGGGTTAAACTGCTCAAACAGCAGAACTGAAGGTCAGTAACGACTgtaacacagacacagagaaggGTGTGGAACCCTGCAGTGTTAGAACACAGAGAACGTATGAGTTTAAACTCAGATCAGAGAAACGCTGCATTTAAATATCACTgcattaataatcattaataatattaataacattattaatgTTCAAAGTGCTGTGTGTGAGACTGAAAGTGGGCACAAATGTTACCGTTGATCGGATATTTCAGTTTGGATCCGTCTCTCAGAACCAGCCCCTCGGACACCTGCACACAGGTGAGAACATGACAGTGTGGAACTAGAAGCAAGTCATGTTTTATACTTctgcactggccactttattagaaacacccaccttgtgcttccactaactggccactttattagaaacacccaccttgtgcttccactagctggccactttattagaaacacccaccttgtgcttccactaaatGTCCACTAAATGTTACACTGAGGGTTCTCAGGTAAGCTCACCTTTCCCATGGGCAGCAGGTAGAGGGCACTCTGCAGGCTGATCCAGCCGACCATAATGGCAGCAGCGACCGGGTCCCACAGAAAAGTGGAGTGGGGGAGAGGAGGGGGCCACTGCAACAGAGCGCCACCTGGAGTCCGACACACGCTCAGCAGGTACAGAACCGTCAGAGGGAGGAACACAGGTATACACGCCGCACCTGTACACACAGAGTCGGAgtcagaatcagagtcagatTTAGTCAGAGTTACTTTCATTAATAAGATGTTATTTATAAGGaaagttcatttttatgttaATGTGTTAGTTTAACCA
The DNA window shown above is from Pygocentrus nattereri isolate fPygNat1 chromosome 18, fPygNat1.pri, whole genome shotgun sequence and carries:
- the tm7sf2 gene encoding delta(14)-sterol reductase TM7SF2, with the protein product MKLNKHKPAQHTEMEFGGALGAACIPVFLPLTVLYLLSVCRTPGGALLQWPPPLPHSTFLWDPVAAAIMVGWISLQSALYLLPMGKVSEGLVLRDGSKLKYPINGFHALCMTAVLLAVCVCLGMPLGYLFDLVLPLAVCAIGVSYLLALYLYIRSFWAPAHQLALGGNTGNPLYDFFIGRELNPRIGSFDLKFFCELRPGLIGWVVLNAAMLMKEVELRGSSSLAMLLVNGFQLLYVTDALWNEEAVLTTMDIVHDGFGFMLAFGDLAWVPFTYGLQAMFLVIHPQTLSPLSALGIILLNGVGYSIFRKSNSQKNQFRRDPAHKSIAHLETIATATGKRLLVSGWWGFVRHPNYLGDILMALAWSLPCGVSHLLPYFYVVYFSILLVHREARDERQCRAKYGLAWDTYCRRVPYRIIPYIY